A genomic stretch from Methylorubrum extorquens includes:
- a CDS encoding conserved protein of unknown function; putative exported protein (Evidence 4 : Unknown function but conserved in other organisms): MRSSLLRTFTVLIGLAAAPALAQAPSPATPPTATKPPASAPATAPAATPSAAPKADAKAELIDINSASAEELSRLKGIGEARSAAIVKGRPYRGKDELVRKKIVPEAVYAGIKDQIIAKQK, encoded by the coding sequence ATGCGTTCGTCTCTGCTGCGTACCTTCACCGTTCTGATCGGGCTCGCCGCCGCCCCGGCCCTGGCACAGGCGCCGAGTCCGGCCACGCCGCCCACCGCCACGAAGCCCCCGGCCAGCGCCCCTGCAACCGCGCCGGCCGCCACGCCCTCCGCCGCGCCCAAGGCGGATGCGAAGGCGGAACTCATCGACATCAACTCAGCCAGCGCCGAGGAGCTGAGCCGGCTCAAGGGCATCGGCGAGGCCCGCTCGGCGGCTATCGTCAAAGGCCGACCCTACCGGGGCAAGGACGAGTTGGTCCGCAAGAAGATCGTGCCGGAGGCGGTCTATGCCGGCATCAAGGACCAGATCATCGCCAAACAGAAGTAG
- a CDS encoding ribosome-associated, sigma 54 (RpoN) modulation protein (Evidence 2b : Function from indirect experimental evidences (e.g. phenotypes); PubMedId : 1991712, 7876255, 8025669; Product type f : factor): MAGLRVTGHGLDLGTALRGRVEDRMAATLAKYLDPHMSGSCTGHVTLRRDGAAYRTDCVLHLVTGLTLEASGAAHDVHASFEQTADKLEKRLRRYKHKLKDHGAASHNGADIEAAYAVFAAPDDEVDEDPLDAEAEEGAHPPVVAESTRTLKRQSVSEAVTALDMTGAPVVVFVHAGTGRINVVYRRSDGAIGWVDPPGERD; encoded by the coding sequence ATGGCAGGTTTGCGGGTGACGGGGCATGGCCTCGATCTCGGTACGGCCCTGCGAGGCCGGGTCGAGGACCGCATGGCGGCGACCCTCGCGAAGTATCTCGATCCACATATGAGCGGCAGTTGCACGGGGCACGTGACGCTGCGGCGCGATGGGGCGGCATACCGAACCGATTGCGTGCTGCACCTGGTCACCGGGCTGACGCTGGAAGCTTCAGGTGCGGCGCACGACGTGCATGCGAGCTTCGAGCAGACCGCCGACAAGCTCGAAAAGCGTCTGCGCCGCTACAAGCATAAGCTGAAGGATCACGGCGCGGCGAGCCACAACGGGGCGGATATCGAGGCGGCCTACGCCGTCTTCGCCGCGCCGGACGACGAGGTGGACGAGGACCCGCTCGACGCCGAGGCGGAGGAGGGGGCGCATCCGCCGGTGGTGGCCGAGAGCACCCGCACGCTCAAGCGCCAATCCGTCAGCGAGGCGGTCACCGCCCTCGACATGACCGGCGCCCCGGTCGTCGTTTTCGTTCACGCTGGCACCGGACGCATCAACGTCGTATATCGGCGCAGTGACGGTGCGATCGGATGGGTCGATCCGCCCGGCGAGCGGGATTGA
- a CDS encoding conserved protein of unknown function; putative exported protein (Evidence 4 : Unknown function but conserved in other organisms) produces the protein MKSTFALAAMTALLVGTPALAAPAPQSPVEALVRGDMPTDYVQYRRYGHRAYGHRRYGYGRGYRRGPGVGAAVGAGVAGLAAGAILGGAIANSQAQAAPVVVQGGADPEAVAACARRFRSYDARSGTYLGNDGARHPCP, from the coding sequence ATGAAATCGACCTTCGCCCTCGCCGCCATGACCGCCCTCCTCGTCGGCACGCCGGCTTTGGCTGCACCCGCGCCGCAGAGCCCGGTCGAAGCCCTGGTTCGGGGCGACATGCCGACCGATTATGTCCAGTACCGCCGCTACGGCCACCGCGCCTACGGGCACCGTCGCTACGGCTACGGTCGGGGCTATCGCCGCGGTCCGGGCGTCGGTGCCGCGGTCGGCGCCGGTGTCGCGGGATTGGCGGCCGGTGCCATCCTCGGCGGCGCCATCGCCAACTCGCAGGCCCAGGCCGCGCCCGTGGTGGTCCAGGGCGGTGCCGACCCGGAAGCCGTGGCGGCCTGCGCCCGCCGCTTCCGATCCTACGACGCGCGCAGCGGCACCTATCTCGGCAACGACGGCGCCCGCCACCCCTGCCCGTAA
- a CDS encoding conserved protein of unknown function (Evidence 4 : Unknown function but conserved in other organisms) yields MVDGNRITGAARELGGKVQGAIGDLAGSHTDSAEGRLREAAGRVENIYGQAKDAARHAADEAYDTAEDIYDRGRRSLQEGHERSVEWPHTSLLIAGLVGFGLGLLVRGRN; encoded by the coding sequence ATGGTCGATGGGAACAGGATCACGGGCGCCGCCCGGGAGTTGGGCGGTAAGGTACAGGGCGCGATCGGAGACCTGGCCGGATCCCACACCGATTCGGCCGAGGGCCGTCTGCGCGAAGCTGCCGGCCGGGTGGAGAACATCTACGGTCAGGCCAAGGACGCCGCGCGGCACGCCGCGGACGAGGCCTACGACACCGCCGAGGACATCTACGATCGCGGTCGCCGCTCCCTGCAGGAGGGACACGAGCGCTCGGTCGAGTGGCCGCACACCTCCCTGCTCATTGCCGGCCTCGTCGGCTTCGGCCTCGGCCTTCTCGTGCGCGGGCGCAACTGA
- the rpoN gene encoding RNA polymerase, sigma 54 (sigma N) factor (Evidence 2a : Function from experimental evidences in other organisms; PubMedId : 12597275, 1991712; Product type f : factor), with amino-acid sequence MGVEMSLLQRLEMRQGQALVMTPQLLQAIKLLQLSQLDLSAYVDAELERNPLLERAESEGESEREAPEASGDGEYDGGDGPESETWLGSEMTQSRSEIEGDLDTRLDNVFADENPTPRETGTGDMLSLTPAPYGNAGGSFDGELPDFEATLTAETSLREHLAAQLDLATQNPSDRLIGSFLIDAVDDAGYLREDIDGVAERLGASLDDVARILKLVQTFDPPGVAARDLAECLAIQLREQDRFDPAMQALVSRLDLVAKRDFPALRRLCGVDDEDLVEMLAEIRRLDPKPGRAFGAHAVEVLVPDVFVRPAPDGSWLVELNSEALPRVLVNQSYYARVSKGAVADGDKAFLSECLQTANWLTRSLEQRARTILKVATEIVRQQDAFFLHGVAHLRPLNLKTVAEAIGMHESTVSRVTSNKSIGTSRGTLEMKYFFTAAIPGAAGAASHSSESVRHRIKQLVDAEASDVLSDDALVQRLRDEGIDIARRTVAKYRESLRIPSSIERRREKMATAVR; translated from the coding sequence TTGGGCGTCGAGATGAGTCTGCTCCAGCGGCTCGAGATGCGCCAGGGCCAAGCCCTGGTGATGACACCGCAACTGCTGCAGGCGATCAAGCTCCTGCAGCTCTCGCAGCTCGATCTATCGGCCTATGTCGATGCCGAACTGGAGCGCAATCCGCTTCTGGAGCGCGCCGAGTCCGAAGGGGAATCCGAGCGCGAGGCGCCGGAGGCGTCGGGCGACGGCGAGTACGACGGCGGCGACGGGCCGGAATCCGAGACCTGGCTCGGCTCCGAGATGACGCAGAGCCGCAGCGAGATCGAGGGTGACCTCGACACGCGCCTCGACAACGTGTTCGCCGACGAGAACCCCACCCCGCGCGAGACTGGGACCGGGGACATGCTCTCGCTGACCCCAGCCCCTTACGGCAATGCTGGTGGCAGCTTCGACGGCGAGCTTCCCGATTTCGAGGCGACGCTGACCGCCGAGACCAGCTTGCGCGAGCACCTCGCCGCACAGCTCGATCTCGCGACGCAAAACCCCTCAGACCGGTTGATCGGCAGCTTCCTGATCGATGCGGTGGACGATGCGGGGTACCTGCGCGAGGACATCGACGGCGTGGCCGAGCGGCTCGGCGCCTCGCTCGATGACGTCGCTCGCATCCTGAAACTCGTCCAGACCTTCGATCCGCCGGGCGTGGCCGCCCGCGACCTCGCCGAATGCCTCGCCATCCAGCTTCGCGAGCAGGATCGGTTCGATCCGGCGATGCAGGCGCTGGTCTCGCGCCTCGATCTCGTGGCCAAGCGCGACTTCCCGGCCCTGCGCCGCCTCTGCGGCGTGGACGACGAGGATCTCGTCGAGATGCTGGCCGAGATCCGCCGCCTCGACCCCAAGCCCGGCCGTGCTTTCGGCGCCCACGCGGTCGAGGTTCTGGTCCCCGACGTGTTCGTCCGCCCCGCGCCCGATGGCTCCTGGCTGGTGGAACTGAACTCCGAGGCGCTGCCGCGGGTGCTGGTCAACCAGAGCTACTATGCCCGCGTCTCGAAGGGCGCGGTGGCGGACGGCGACAAGGCGTTCCTGTCCGAGTGCCTGCAGACGGCGAACTGGCTCACCCGCAGCCTGGAGCAGCGGGCGCGCACCATCCTCAAGGTCGCGACCGAGATCGTCCGCCAGCAGGACGCGTTCTTCCTGCACGGTGTCGCCCACCTGCGTCCGCTCAACCTCAAAACGGTCGCCGAGGCGATCGGCATGCACGAATCGACCGTCTCCCGCGTCACCTCCAACAAGTCGATCGGCACCAGCCGCGGCACCCTGGAGATGAAGTACTTCTTCACCGCCGCAATCCCCGGCGCCGCCGGTGCCGCGTCCCATTCCTCGGAATCGGTCCGCCACCGCATCAAACAACTTGTCGATGCGGAGGCCTCCGACGTCCTGTCCGACGACGCGCTGGTCCAGCGCCTGCGCGACGAGGGCATCGACATCGCCCGCCGCACCGTCGCCAAGTATCGGGAGTCGCTGCGGATCCCCTCGTCGATCGAGCGCCGCCGGGAGAAGATGGCCACGGCCGTCCGCTGA
- a CDS encoding conserved protein of unknown function (Evidence 4 : Unknown function but conserved in other organisms) translates to MQAADTIQGETDLLALAANENARRKRAHGRARRHSAQVRTLRRVIPVTAGIAVLGLAAIVLWSPLTGSIPNVSFGPISVSGTKVTMENPRLSGFRKGERGYEVVADAAQQDVRKPSIIELQAMKGHVATDDKGGRAYLQAQGGVFDSTRESLNLENDIRLWTDKGEEVRLSVATVDFKTGSLRSSKAVTVTVPSGSIVADTLDVVENGRVVSFVGRVHAVFHGDEAEKESGAKVALRTDQERIHTSAAEPTR, encoded by the coding sequence ATGCAGGCGGCCGACACCATCCAGGGGGAGACGGATCTCCTCGCGCTCGCCGCGAACGAGAACGCGCGTCGGAAGCGCGCGCATGGACGCGCGCGGCGGCACAGCGCGCAGGTGCGCACGCTGCGCCGGGTAATCCCGGTCACCGCCGGCATCGCCGTGCTGGGGCTCGCAGCGATCGTGCTCTGGAGCCCCCTCACGGGCAGCATTCCCAACGTCTCGTTCGGCCCGATCAGCGTCTCGGGCACCAAGGTGACGATGGAGAATCCGCGCCTGTCCGGCTTCCGCAAGGGCGAGCGCGGCTACGAAGTGGTTGCCGACGCGGCGCAGCAGGACGTGCGCAAGCCCAGCATCATCGAGCTTCAGGCCATGAAAGGCCACGTCGCCACCGACGACAAGGGCGGCCGTGCCTACCTTCAGGCGCAGGGCGGCGTGTTCGATTCCACCCGCGAATCGCTCAACCTCGAGAACGATATCCGCCTCTGGACCGACAAGGGCGAGGAAGTGCGCCTCTCGGTCGCCACCGTCGATTTCAAGACCGGCAGTCTGCGCTCGTCGAAGGCCGTCACCGTCACGGTGCCGTCGGGCTCGATCGTCGCCGACACGCTCGACGTGGTCGAGAACGGCCGGGTCGTCTCCTTCGTCGGCCGCGTCCATGCCGTGTTCCACGGCGACGAGGCCGAGAAGGAGAGCGGTGCCAAGGTCGCCCTGCGGACGGATCAGGAGCGCATCCACACCTCCGCTGCGGAACCCACGCGATGA
- a CDS encoding conserved protein of unknown function; putative membrane protein (Evidence 4 : Unknown function but conserved in other organisms): protein MTYPSGFQPSPIDGTRSLAHETVALNQVSWGAVFAGAATALVTQVVINLAGVAAGLASVGLDTAENPSASNFSLGAGAWFVVSGIVASLVGGLIAGRLAGKPLRGIAGLHGFVSWAVTTLVVLYLLTSAASGVVGSAVNTVGSALGGAGNLVGGTVQTAAQAAAPSLSKVSNPLDRIEQRVKDQAAGQDPQAARDAAVSAVRAMLSGDAADKQQAETRAADALAKAQNIPVDQARQQVQDYQKQYEQAVATAKKQAEEAAKTAKSLATQGALYAAIALILGAIAAFIGGLLAAPKPASLTVRD, encoded by the coding sequence GTGACTTACCCATCCGGCTTCCAACCCTCGCCCATCGACGGCACGCGGAGCCTCGCCCACGAGACCGTGGCCCTCAATCAGGTCTCCTGGGGCGCCGTCTTCGCTGGCGCCGCGACGGCGCTGGTGACGCAGGTCGTCATCAACCTCGCGGGCGTCGCCGCCGGCCTCGCCTCGGTCGGCCTCGACACCGCCGAGAACCCGTCCGCGTCGAACTTCTCCCTCGGGGCCGGCGCATGGTTCGTCGTCTCCGGCATCGTCGCCTCCCTCGTCGGCGGCCTGATCGCCGGGCGCCTCGCCGGTAAGCCCCTGCGCGGCATCGCCGGGCTGCACGGCTTCGTATCGTGGGCCGTCACCACCCTCGTCGTCCTCTACCTGCTGACCTCCGCCGCCAGCGGTGTCGTCGGTAGCGCCGTCAACACCGTGGGCTCGGCGCTGGGCGGAGCGGGCAACCTCGTCGGCGGAACGGTCCAGACCGCGGCGCAGGCCGCCGCTCCCTCGCTGAGCAAGGTGTCCAATCCGCTCGACCGGATCGAGCAGCGGGTGAAGGATCAGGCCGCCGGCCAGGACCCGCAGGCAGCCCGCGATGCCGCCGTCTCGGCCGTGCGTGCCATGCTTTCGGGCGACGCCGCCGACAAGCAGCAGGCAGAGACGCGCGCCGCCGACGCGCTCGCCAAGGCGCAGAACATCCCGGTCGATCAGGCGCGCCAGCAGGTCCAGGACTACCAGAAGCAGTACGAGCAGGCAGTCGCCACCGCCAAGAAGCAGGCCGAAGAGGCGGCCAAGACCGCCAAATCACTCGCGACCCAGGGCGCCCTCTACGCCGCGATCGCGCTGATCCTCGGCGCCATCGCCGCCTTCATCGGTGGGCTTCTCGCCGCGCCGAAGCCGGCATCCCTGACCGTTCGCGACTGA
- a CDS encoding putative ABC transporter, ATPase (Evidence 3 : Putative function from multiple computational evidences; PubMedId : 17056748, 7876255, 9298646; Product type t : transporter) produces the protein MPAGVPLRAVAEPKPANRGRKASWFGRLLGRAGSAPQAAPGGVLTEDGGGPGVLHVRGLRKSYGARTVVHEAGLTVHNGEAVGLLGPNGAGKTTIFYMITGLVPADRGFISLDGMEITHLPMYQRARLGIGYLPQEASIFRGLTVEDNIRAVLEVAEPDRKARERKLDSLLEEFDIARLRKSPSIALSGGERRRCEIARALASSPTFMLLDEPFAGIDPIAVGDIQDLVKHLKQRGIGVLITDHNVRETLGLIDRAYIAHSGRILTEGTPEQIVANEDARRLYLGEDFRL, from the coding sequence ATGCCTGCGGGCGTGCCGCTTCGCGCGGTCGCCGAGCCGAAGCCGGCGAACCGAGGCCGCAAAGCCTCGTGGTTCGGCCGGCTTCTCGGGCGCGCTGGATCGGCACCGCAGGCGGCGCCCGGCGGCGTGCTCACCGAGGACGGCGGTGGTCCGGGCGTGCTGCACGTGCGCGGTCTTCGCAAGAGCTACGGCGCCCGCACCGTGGTCCACGAGGCTGGGCTCACCGTCCATAACGGCGAGGCGGTCGGGCTGCTGGGCCCCAACGGCGCCGGCAAGACCACGATCTTCTACATGATCACCGGCCTCGTCCCGGCCGACCGCGGCTTTATCAGCCTGGACGGCATGGAGATCACCCACCTGCCGATGTATCAGCGGGCTCGGCTCGGTATCGGCTATCTGCCGCAGGAAGCCTCGATCTTCCGCGGGCTCACCGTCGAGGACAACATCCGCGCCGTGCTCGAAGTGGCCGAGCCGGACCGCAAGGCCCGCGAGCGCAAGCTCGACTCGCTGCTCGAAGAGTTCGACATCGCGCGCCTGCGCAAGTCGCCGTCGATCGCGCTCTCGGGCGGCGAGCGACGCCGCTGCGAGATCGCCCGGGCGCTCGCGTCCTCTCCGACCTTCATGCTGCTCGACGAGCCTTTCGCTGGCATCGATCCGATCGCCGTCGGCGACATCCAGGATCTCGTGAAGCACCTGAAGCAGCGCGGCATCGGTGTGCTCATCACCGACCACAACGTCCGCGAGACGCTCGGCCTGATCGACCGCGCCTATATCGCCCATTCCGGCCGCATCCTCACCGAGGGCACGCCCGAGCAGATCGTCGCCAACGAGGACGCCCGTCGGCTCTATCTCGGCGAGGATTTCCGGCTTTAG
- a CDS encoding conserved protein of unknown function; putative exported protein (Evidence 4 : Unknown function but conserved in other organisms) has product MMPRLGPALAAGLALLLAHSAAAAPAKETVKEKPAALGTVGGGKGPIKIDADRLDVFDKENKAIFAGNVVAVQGESTIRCSAMTVHYKRDKDKDPSKDANKDAAKSEAEAAEDAKAKAALGGNGIRKVECAGPVTVAQKDQIATGDNAVFDQEAKRIVLTGNVVLSQCQNVTRGSRLVYDMASGRANMDPVAGGRVSAMFVPGEAGQTKGSQPKGCTQPAIAAKPGAKGADKGAEKPAVKTRAQAN; this is encoded by the coding sequence ATGATGCCGCGTCTCGGCCCGGCGCTTGCTGCCGGCCTCGCCCTTCTCCTGGCGCATTCCGCCGCCGCGGCTCCGGCCAAGGAGACGGTGAAGGAGAAGCCCGCCGCGCTCGGCACCGTCGGCGGTGGCAAGGGGCCGATCAAGATCGACGCCGACCGGCTCGACGTGTTCGACAAGGAGAACAAGGCGATCTTCGCCGGCAACGTCGTGGCGGTGCAGGGCGAGAGCACGATCCGCTGCTCGGCGATGACGGTCCATTACAAGCGCGACAAGGACAAGGATCCGTCCAAGGACGCGAACAAGGACGCGGCGAAGTCGGAGGCTGAAGCCGCCGAGGATGCCAAGGCCAAGGCGGCGCTCGGCGGCAACGGCATCCGCAAGGTCGAATGCGCCGGCCCCGTGACCGTGGCGCAGAAGGACCAGATCGCCACCGGCGACAATGCGGTGTTCGATCAGGAGGCCAAGCGCATCGTGCTGACCGGCAACGTCGTGCTCAGCCAGTGCCAGAACGTCACCCGCGGTTCGCGCCTCGTCTACGACATGGCGAGCGGCCGGGCCAACATGGACCCTGTGGCCGGCGGTCGCGTCTCGGCGATGTTCGTGCCGGGCGAGGCCGGGCAGACCAAGGGCAGTCAGCCGAAGGGCTGCACCCAGCCGGCCATCGCGGCCAAGCCTGGTGCCAAGGGTGCCGACAAGGGGGCCGAGAAACCAGCCGTGAAGACGCGGGCGCAGGCGAACTGA
- a CDS encoding 3'-5' exonuclease (Evidence 2b : Function from indirect experimental evidences (e.g. phenotypes); Product type e : enzyme) — MAAAPSRIRLHHGDLPPDFAPGAAIAIDTETLGLNPHRDRLCVVQVSRGDGSADVVQIRPGDPAPERLMAILADAGVVKIFHFARFDLAVLFNAFGVMPAPVYCTKIASKLARTYTDRHGLKDVVRELVGVDLSKQQQSSDWGAGTLSQAQIDYAASDVLHLHAARERLDAMLAREGRTEMAQACFDFLPTRSKLDLAGWPEIDIFAHA, encoded by the coding sequence ATGGCTGCCGCCCCCTCCCGGATCCGCCTCCACCACGGCGACCTGCCGCCCGATTTCGCGCCGGGCGCGGCGATCGCGATCGATACCGAGACGCTGGGGCTCAACCCGCATCGCGACCGGCTCTGCGTCGTGCAGGTGTCCCGCGGCGACGGCAGCGCCGATGTGGTGCAGATTCGGCCCGGTGACCCGGCGCCGGAGCGGCTCATGGCGATCCTGGCCGATGCCGGGGTCGTCAAGATCTTCCACTTCGCCCGGTTCGATCTGGCGGTGCTGTTCAACGCGTTCGGCGTCATGCCCGCTCCGGTCTACTGCACGAAGATCGCTTCGAAGCTCGCCCGCACCTACACCGACCGTCACGGCCTCAAGGACGTGGTGCGCGAGCTCGTGGGCGTCGATCTCTCCAAGCAGCAGCAATCCTCCGATTGGGGCGCGGGGACCCTGAGCCAAGCTCAGATCGACTACGCGGCATCGGACGTGCTCCACCTGCATGCCGCCCGCGAGCGTCTCGACGCTATGCTGGCCCGCGAGGGCCGCACCGAGATGGCGCAGGCCTGTTTCGACTTCCTTCCGACCCGATCCAAGCTCGATCTCGCCGGCTGGCCGGAGATCGACATCTTCGCCCACGCCTGA